In the genome of Pseudomonas putida, one region contains:
- a CDS encoding RtcB family protein translates to MDILDVAGGKPIKLWTDGVPVEDDARKQLMNTARMPFIFKHLAVMPDVHLGKGSTIGSVIPSVGAIIPAAVGVDIGCGMIAARTSLHARDLPDNLHGLRSAIEKAVPHGKTFGRRDQGAWDDVPAHADRAWRGLAARFKAITDKYPRLEKTNNRHHLGTLGGGNHFIEVCLDEADRVWFMLHSGSRGVGNAIGNLFIELAQADMRQHLANLPDKDLAYFEEGSRHFADYVEAVEWAQDFARHNRELMMQAVIAATRRALGKPFEANLEAVNCHHNYVQREQHFGREVLVTRKGAVSAQKGQLGIIPGSMGAKSFIVRGLGNEESFCSCSHGAGRVMSRTKAKSRFTVEDQRRATAHVECRKDKDVIDEIPMAYKDIDAVMHAQRELVEVVHTLRQVVCVKG, encoded by the coding sequence ATGGACATTCTCGACGTCGCCGGCGGCAAGCCGATCAAGCTCTGGACCGATGGCGTGCCGGTGGAGGACGACGCCCGCAAGCAACTGATGAACACCGCGCGGATGCCGTTCATCTTCAAGCACCTGGCGGTGATGCCGGACGTGCACCTGGGCAAGGGCTCGACCATCGGCAGCGTCATCCCCTCCGTCGGGGCGATCATCCCGGCCGCAGTGGGTGTGGACATCGGCTGCGGCATGATCGCCGCGCGCACCTCGCTGCACGCCCGCGACCTGCCGGACAACCTGCACGGCCTGCGCAGCGCCATCGAAAAAGCCGTGCCCCATGGCAAGACTTTCGGTCGCCGCGACCAAGGCGCCTGGGATGACGTGCCAGCGCACGCCGACCGGGCATGGCGTGGCCTGGCCGCGCGCTTCAAGGCGATCACCGACAAGTACCCGCGTCTGGAGAAGACCAACAACCGCCACCACCTGGGCACCCTGGGTGGCGGCAACCATTTCATCGAGGTTTGCCTCGATGAGGCCGACCGCGTGTGGTTCATGCTGCACAGTGGCTCGCGCGGCGTGGGCAACGCCATCGGCAACCTGTTTATCGAGCTGGCCCAGGCCGACATGCGTCAGCACCTGGCGAACCTGCCCGACAAGGACCTGGCCTACTTCGAAGAAGGCAGCCGGCACTTTGCCGACTACGTGGAGGCAGTCGAGTGGGCCCAGGACTTCGCCCGGCACAACCGCGAGCTGATGATGCAGGCGGTGATCGCGGCCACGCGCAGGGCCCTGGGCAAGCCGTTCGAGGCGAATCTCGAGGCGGTCAATTGCCACCACAACTACGTCCAGCGTGAGCAGCACTTCGGCCGTGAGGTGCTGGTCACCCGCAAAGGCGCGGTGTCGGCGCAAAAAGGCCAGTTGGGCATCATCCCTGGCTCCATGGGCGCCAAGAGTTTCATCGTGCGTGGTCTGGGCAATGAAGAATCGTTCTGCTCCTGCAGCCATGGCGCTGGCCGGGTAATGAGCCGCACCAAGGCTAAGAGTCGCTTCACTGTCGAGGATCAGCGGCGGGCCACGGCGCATGTGGAGTGTCGCAAGGACAAGGACGTGATCGATGAGATCCCGATGGCGTACAAGGACATCGATGCGGTGATGCACGCCCAGCGAGAGCTGGTGGAAGTGGTACACACCTTACGCCAGGTGGTGTGCGTCAAAGGCTGA
- the ribB gene encoding 3,4-dihydroxy-2-butanone-4-phosphate synthase, translated as MSTTHHPKFTNVTAAIAAFQAGRPVLLLDDDDREDEADIIAAAENISLQTMAMMIRDCSGIVCLCLDEATVDALQLAPMVQNNQARHGTGFTVSIEAAEGVSTGVSAQDRITTIEAALRSTAEQRHIVSPGHVFPLRARNGGVLTRRGHTEGSVDLARLAGLRPAAVLCELMNPDCSMARGEQVTVYARQYNLPVLTIEELARYREAMAEREAVPA; from the coding sequence ATGTCCACCACGCATCACCCCAAGTTCACCAATGTCACCGCTGCCATCGCCGCCTTCCAGGCCGGGCGCCCTGTGCTGCTGCTCGACGATGACGACCGCGAGGACGAAGCAGACATCATCGCCGCCGCCGAGAACATCTCACTGCAGACCATGGCCATGATGATCCGCGATTGCAGCGGCATCGTCTGCCTGTGCCTGGACGAAGCCACCGTCGACGCTCTGCAGTTGGCGCCAATGGTGCAGAACAACCAGGCTCGCCACGGCACCGGCTTCACCGTCAGCATCGAGGCGGCAGAAGGCGTCAGCACCGGCGTGTCGGCCCAGGACCGCATCACCACCATCGAAGCCGCGCTGCGCTCCACCGCCGAGCAGCGCCATATCGTCAGCCCCGGGCATGTGTTCCCGTTGCGCGCGCGCAATGGCGGCGTTCTGACTCGCCGTGGCCACACTGAAGGCTCGGTGGACCTGGCACGCCTGGCCGGCCTGCGCCCAGCGGCGGTGCTGTGCGAGCTGATGAACCCCGACTGCAGCATGGCCCGAGGTGAGCAGGTGACCGTCTATGCCCGCCAGTACAACCTGCCGGTGCTGACCATCGAGGAACTGGCGCGCTATCGCGAGGCGATGGCCGAGCGTGAAGCCGTGCCGGCCTGA
- a CDS encoding SGNH/GDSL hydrolase family protein, translating to MRQWHHLLGLALLIGALPGCSNGAGVVAQAQPFARVAPAQATRQDGNLSLLASKLRGANRAGVSIVQLGDSHTAADLFSGELRRLLQQRYGDGGIGLVPASSVPGIRNDRVIIASERQQWELVSARNQQSSQFPLGGYLSRPTVENASVMLQARDPDAQRYRISALYQASGNSTLVANGSQRRMLPASNGQWRFSPAFTNLSLPVRLGVEGSQGVVLGGWYIQGQKNTGVTYSSLGINGARLEVVSKWQPGWQESLKTLRPDLVILAYGTNEAFDDTLDLSLYQSQLDATLAGLRQALPRAAILLVGPPDSIKQRKARTCAARQPQPLAAVIRIQRQAAQKHKALFWDWQGYMGGPCSIAAWQASGLARPDLVHLTAEGYRKSAAGLYQFLKGPLQLR from the coding sequence ATGCGCCAATGGCATCACTTGCTGGGCCTGGCCCTGCTGATCGGCGCCCTGCCAGGCTGCAGCAACGGTGCGGGAGTTGTTGCGCAGGCACAGCCCTTCGCCAGGGTGGCGCCCGCGCAGGCTACGCGTCAGGACGGCAACCTCTCGTTGCTGGCGAGCAAATTGCGCGGTGCCAATAGGGCCGGGGTCTCCATCGTCCAGCTGGGCGATTCGCATACTGCCGCCGATCTGTTCAGTGGCGAGCTGCGCCGCTTGTTGCAGCAGCGCTATGGTGATGGGGGTATTGGCCTGGTGCCGGCGTCATCGGTGCCGGGCATCAGAAACGACCGGGTGATCATCGCCAGTGAGCGGCAGCAGTGGGAACTGGTGTCGGCGCGCAATCAGCAGAGTAGCCAGTTTCCTCTGGGTGGGTACCTGTCGCGGCCGACAGTGGAAAACGCCAGCGTGATGCTTCAGGCCCGCGACCCCGATGCGCAGCGCTACCGGATCTCGGCGTTGTACCAGGCATCAGGCAACAGCACCTTGGTGGCCAATGGCAGCCAGCGGCGCATGCTGCCGGCCAGCAACGGCCAGTGGCGCTTCAGCCCGGCATTCACCAACCTGAGCTTGCCTGTGCGGCTCGGTGTGGAGGGCAGTCAGGGCGTGGTGCTCGGTGGTTGGTACATCCAGGGCCAGAAGAACACCGGCGTGACCTATTCGTCCCTAGGCATCAACGGTGCTCGGCTGGAGGTGGTGAGCAAGTGGCAGCCAGGCTGGCAGGAAAGCCTCAAAACCTTGCGACCGGACCTGGTGATTCTCGCCTACGGCACCAATGAAGCGTTCGACGACACCCTGGACCTGAGCCTCTACCAATCGCAGCTGGACGCGACCCTCGCTGGCCTGCGCCAGGCTTTGCCGCGTGCGGCGATCCTGCTGGTAGGCCCACCCGACTCGATCAAGCAGCGCAAGGCGCGTACCTGTGCGGCGCGCCAGCCACAGCCGTTGGCGGCGGTGATACGTATCCAGCGGCAGGCCGCGCAGAAGCACAAGGCACTGTTCTGGGACTGGCAGGGATACATGGGCGGGCCCTGCTCGATTGCGGCCTGGCAGGCGAGTGGGCTGGCTCGTCCGGATCTGGTGCACCTGACTGCCGAGGGGTATCGCAAAAGTGCGGCGGGGTTGTATCAATTCTTGAAAGGGCCGCTGCAGCTGCGCTGA
- a CDS encoding SGNH/GDSL hydrolase family protein, producing MPVSDTRQLFQAQLGAARALYALVIATLLLCWLNQDSIKLYCQQKYHQGCDLPVIGQSPAWRLGGNLTLALEDARDSFVDSLRRSAQVATTPAPVVLPPTMPVVTVDLQPAAPAAKPRPPAPVPRPLAQPLPAKAPVPAAKPLGTLASLATGDEVFLVGDSLMQGVAPHLANSLRKRYQIRTVNLSRQSTGLAYPGFFNWPKTVTDTLAANPNIRLMVVFMGPNDPWDMPQGKGKPFLRFKTPEWEAIYRSRIDAILEQARQHNVQVIWVGPPNMEKPRLSTAMAYLSGLYQERTALFGQHYVSANPFLGYPDEQFAYAVQMPDGQRVKVRGDDGIHFTITGQKMIAAQVLSLIAFPGLTVTGH from the coding sequence ATGCCAGTTTCTGATACCCGGCAGTTGTTCCAGGCGCAACTGGGCGCTGCCCGGGCGCTCTATGCATTGGTCATTGCCACGCTGTTGCTGTGCTGGCTGAACCAGGATTCGATCAAGCTGTATTGCCAGCAGAAGTACCACCAAGGTTGCGATCTGCCGGTGATCGGCCAATCACCTGCCTGGCGTCTGGGCGGTAATCTCACCTTGGCCTTGGAGGATGCCCGCGACAGTTTTGTCGACAGTCTGCGGCGCAGCGCGCAGGTGGCAACGACGCCAGCGCCTGTCGTCCTGCCACCGACCATGCCGGTGGTGACGGTGGACCTGCAGCCGGCAGCCCCGGCTGCTAAGCCAAGGCCGCCGGCTCCCGTACCCAGGCCGTTGGCGCAGCCGCTGCCGGCCAAGGCTCCAGTGCCCGCCGCGAAGCCTCTTGGCACGCTGGCGAGCCTGGCCACTGGTGATGAGGTCTTCCTAGTGGGGGACTCACTGATGCAAGGCGTGGCGCCGCACCTGGCCAACAGCCTGCGCAAGCGCTACCAGATCAGGACGGTCAACCTCAGCAGGCAGAGCACCGGCCTTGCCTACCCCGGCTTCTTCAATTGGCCCAAGACCGTGACCGATACCCTGGCCGCCAATCCAAACATTCGCCTGATGGTCGTGTTCATGGGGCCGAACGATCCTTGGGACATGCCCCAGGGCAAGGGTAAGCCGTTCCTGCGCTTCAAGACGCCTGAGTGGGAGGCGATCTACCGTTCGCGGATCGACGCCATCCTCGAGCAGGCGCGCCAGCACAACGTCCAGGTGATCTGGGTCGGCCCGCCGAACATGGAAAAGCCCCGGCTCTCCACGGCCATGGCCTACCTCAGCGGCCTGTACCAAGAGCGTACGGCGTTGTTCGGTCAGCACTATGTCTCGGCCAACCCGTTCCTTGGCTACCCTGACGAACAGTTCGCCTATGCGGTGCAGATGCCCGACGGGCAGCGCGTCAAGGTGCGGGGGGACGACGGCATTCATTTCACCATCACGGGCCAGAAGATGATCGCAGCACAGGTGCTGTCGCTGATCGCTTTCCCTGGCCTGACCGTTACAGGACATTGA
- a CDS encoding MBOAT family O-acyltransferase: MSFLSIEFGLCFTLFFIVYWSLCWSVRLQNVLLLAASYGLVASFSLQSLYILLGYSVLVYLLGLLAARYPGRWFCRALLLGLVLGCFYLFKYQAFFVEGVQAALALSGWVVSLPVLEVLVPIGMSFYIFHSVSYLVSINRRELAPAAPLDLALYLAFFPSLVAGPVNRALDMLPQIRPTTIRQVLEPQRALGLIALAVVKLFLLGGWLASEWVDPVFDTPGSFTPEQVLLSVYGYSFLIYFNFSGYTNLVTGIALLLGFRLPENFNAPYAAHNLKAFWGRWHISLSRFIRDYVYIPLGGNRQGVWRGNLNMLLAMLVSGLWHGASLNFILWGALHGVGLAVYKLFDQLLPGAKALRGAGLAARLLTFHYVAFAWVFFRSTTLDGAWDMLAGIAQVSIAGLSSSTGLAVLGCVLGVATYPQWLASLRKGFAASQRLPWPLYPVPLAVFVSLVIFASQSGVPGFIYASF; this comes from the coding sequence GTGAGCTTCCTTTCGATCGAATTCGGCCTCTGTTTCACGCTGTTCTTCATTGTCTATTGGAGCCTGTGCTGGAGCGTACGCCTGCAAAACGTGCTGCTGCTGGCGGCCAGCTATGGGCTGGTGGCGAGCTTTAGCCTGCAGTCGCTCTACATCCTGCTGGGCTACAGCGTGCTGGTGTATCTGCTCGGGTTGCTGGCGGCGCGTTACCCGGGGCGCTGGTTCTGCCGGGCGTTGTTGCTTGGGCTGGTGCTGGGCTGCTTCTATCTGTTCAAGTACCAGGCGTTCTTCGTCGAAGGCGTGCAGGCAGCCCTGGCCCTGTCGGGATGGGTGGTGTCCTTGCCGGTTCTGGAAGTGCTGGTGCCGATTGGGATGTCGTTCTACATCTTCCATTCGGTGAGCTACCTGGTGTCGATCAACCGGCGCGAACTGGCGCCAGCCGCGCCACTGGACCTGGCGTTGTACCTGGCGTTCTTCCCAAGCCTGGTGGCTGGCCCGGTCAATCGTGCGCTGGACATGCTGCCGCAGATCCGCCCGACAACGATTCGCCAGGTGCTCGAGCCGCAGCGGGCCTTGGGGCTGATCGCCCTGGCGGTCGTCAAATTGTTTCTGCTTGGCGGCTGGCTGGCCAGCGAGTGGGTGGATCCGGTGTTCGACACGCCTGGCAGCTTCACACCGGAGCAAGTGTTGCTGAGCGTGTATGGCTACAGCTTCCTGATCTACTTCAACTTCAGTGGCTACACCAACCTGGTGACTGGCATCGCCTTGCTGCTGGGCTTTCGTCTGCCGGAGAACTTCAATGCGCCCTATGCCGCGCACAACCTCAAGGCATTCTGGGGGCGTTGGCATATCAGCCTGTCGCGCTTCATCCGTGATTACGTCTACATCCCCCTGGGCGGCAATCGCCAAGGCGTGTGGCGTGGCAATCTGAACATGTTGCTGGCCATGCTGGTGTCTGGTCTTTGGCACGGAGCGAGCCTGAACTTCATTCTCTGGGGCGCGCTACATGGTGTGGGGCTGGCGGTCTACAAGCTGTTCGACCAACTACTGCCAGGGGCCAAGGCGCTGCGGGGCGCAGGGCTGGCTGCACGCTTGCTGACCTTCCACTACGTGGCGTTCGCCTGGGTGTTCTTCCGCAGCACGACGCTCGATGGCGCCTGGGACATGCTCGCAGGCATCGCCCAGGTGAGCATTGCCGGGCTGTCCTCGTCCACCGGTTTGGCGGTGCTTGGCTGCGTGCTCGGCGTGGCCACTTATCCACAATGGCTGGCGAGTCTGCGCAAGGGTTTTGCCGCCAGCCAGCGCCTGCCGTGGCCGTTGTATCCGGTGCCGCTGGCGGTGTTCGTGTCACTGGTGATCTTTGCGTCGCAATCGGGTGTGCCGGGGTTCATCTATGCCAGTTTCTGA
- a CDS encoding exodeoxyribonuclease VII small subunit yields the protein MARKKASIDFEQSLADLQALVERLENGELSLEESLAAFEQGIALTRDCQGALAQAEQKVQILLERDGELAAQPFDAEPEA from the coding sequence ATGGCCCGCAAAAAAGCCTCCATCGATTTCGAGCAATCCCTCGCTGACCTGCAAGCCTTGGTCGAGCGCCTGGAGAACGGCGAGCTGTCGCTGGAAGAGTCGCTGGCTGCCTTCGAACAGGGCATCGCCTTGACCCGCGATTGCCAGGGCGCTCTGGCCCAGGCTGAACAGAAGGTGCAGATCCTGCTCGAACGCGATGGCGAGCTGGCGGCCCAGCCCTTCGACGCGGAGCCAGAAGCATGA
- the ispA gene encoding (2E,6E)-farnesyl diphosphate synthase, whose amino-acid sequence MIATYQASCQARVDAALEPLFQAPSKEFERLYAAMRYSVMNGGKRVRPLLAYAACEAFGAPAENANGAACAVELIHAYSLVHDDLPAMDDDDLRRGQPTTHKAFDEACAILAGDGLQSLAFSALLDARLSPQDDAIRLAMVQALAKAAGPAGMVGGQAIDLGSVGLKLDQRALEYMHRHKTGALIEASVRLGALASARASQAQLEALQRYAQAIGLAFQVQDDILDVESDTATLGKRQGADIARDKPTYPALLGLEAAKAYALELRDQALAALEGFGDSAEPLRALARYIVERRH is encoded by the coding sequence ATGATCGCCACCTACCAGGCCAGTTGCCAGGCGCGTGTCGATGCTGCGCTCGAACCGCTGTTCCAAGCGCCCTCCAAGGAGTTCGAGCGCCTTTACGCCGCCATGCGCTACAGCGTGATGAACGGCGGCAAGCGCGTACGTCCGCTGCTGGCCTACGCCGCCTGCGAGGCCTTCGGTGCCCCGGCCGAGAACGCCAATGGCGCCGCCTGCGCCGTGGAGCTGATCCACGCCTATTCGCTGGTGCATGACGACCTGCCCGCCATGGACGACGACGACCTGCGCCGTGGCCAGCCCACCACTCACAAAGCCTTCGATGAGGCCTGTGCCATTCTCGCCGGCGATGGCTTGCAGAGCCTGGCCTTCAGCGCCCTGCTCGATGCACGCCTGAGCCCCCAGGACGATGCCATTCGCCTGGCCATGGTCCAAGCCCTGGCCAAGGCAGCAGGCCCGGCCGGCATGGTCGGCGGCCAAGCCATCGACCTGGGCTCGGTGGGCCTGAAGCTCGACCAGCGTGCCCTGGAGTACATGCACCGGCACAAGACCGGCGCCCTGATCGAGGCCAGCGTGCGCCTCGGCGCCCTGGCCAGCGCCCGTGCCAGCCAGGCCCAGCTCGAGGCCCTGCAACGTTACGCACAGGCCATCGGCCTGGCCTTCCAGGTGCAGGACGACATCCTCGATGTGGAGAGCGATACCGCCACCCTCGGCAAACGCCAGGGCGCCGATATCGCCCGCGACAAACCGACCTACCCAGCCCTGCTCGGCCTGGAGGCGGCCAAGGCGTACGCGCTTGAGCTGCGCGACCAGGCACTGGCCGCACTCGAAGGCTTCGGTGACAGCGCAGAACCCCTGCGCGCCCTGGCCCGCTATATCGTCGAACGCCGCCACTGA
- the dxs gene encoding 1-deoxy-D-xylulose-5-phosphate synthase gives MPTTFQEIPRERPVTPLLDRADTPAGLRRLAEADLETLADELRQELLYTVGQTGGHFGAGLGVIELTIALHYVFDTPDDRLVWDVGHQAYPHKILTGRRQRMLSLRQKDGIAAFPRRSESEYDTFGVGHSSTSISAALGMAIAARLQNEPRKSIAVIGDGALTAGMAFEALNHAQEVDADMLVILNDNDMSISRNVGGLSNYLAKILSSRTYASMREGSKKVLSRLPGAWEIARRTEEYAKGMLVPGTLFEELGWNYIGPIDGHDLPTLIATLRNMRDLKGPQFLHVITKKGKGFAPAEVDPIGYHAITKLEPADKPVAPKKVSGPKYSAVFGQWLCDMAAADNRLVGITPAMKEGSDLVAFSERYPERYFDVAIAEQHAVTLAAGMACEGAKPVVAIYSTFLQRAYDQLIHDVAVQNLDVLFAIDRAGLVGEDGPTHAGSFDLSYLRCIPGMLVMTPSDENELRKMLSTGHLYNGPAAVRYPRGTGPNAPISGDLEPLQIGKGVVRRKGEKIALLVFGVQLAEAMKVAETLNATVVDMRFVKPLDEALVLELAAHHDLLVTVEENAVMGGAGAAVSEFLTQEAVLKPLLHLGLPDIYVEHAKPAQMLAECGLDAAGIEASVKARMAKLGL, from the coding sequence ATGCCCACGACGTTTCAAGAGATCCCCCGCGAACGCCCGGTCACGCCGCTGCTGGACCGCGCCGACACGCCTGCCGGCCTGCGCCGGTTGGCTGAAGCCGACCTGGAGACCCTGGCCGACGAGCTGCGCCAGGAGCTGCTCTATACCGTTGGTCAGACCGGTGGGCATTTCGGCGCCGGCCTGGGCGTCATCGAGCTGACGATCGCCCTGCACTACGTCTTCGACACGCCGGACGACCGTCTGGTCTGGGACGTGGGTCATCAGGCCTATCCGCACAAGATCCTCACAGGTCGCCGCCAGCGCATGCTGAGCCTGCGCCAGAAGGACGGTATCGCCGCCTTCCCACGGCGCAGCGAGAGCGAGTACGACACCTTCGGCGTCGGTCACTCCAGCACCTCGATCAGTGCCGCGCTGGGCATGGCCATCGCCGCCCGGCTGCAGAACGAACCACGCAAGTCGATCGCAGTCATCGGTGACGGCGCGCTGACTGCCGGCATGGCCTTCGAGGCGTTGAACCACGCCCAGGAAGTCGATGCCGACATGCTGGTGATCCTCAACGACAACGACATGTCGATCTCGCGCAATGTCGGCGGCCTGTCCAACTACCTGGCCAAGATCCTCTCCAGCCGCACCTACGCGAGCATGCGCGAGGGCAGTAAAAAGGTCCTGTCGCGCCTGCCTGGCGCCTGGGAGATCGCCCGCCGCACCGAGGAATACGCCAAGGGCATGCTGGTGCCCGGTACCTTGTTCGAAGAGCTGGGCTGGAACTACATCGGCCCCATCGACGGCCATGACCTGCCGACCCTGATCGCCACCCTGCGCAACATGCGTGACCTCAAGGGCCCGCAGTTCCTGCATGTGATCACCAAGAAAGGCAAAGGCTTCGCCCCGGCCGAAGTGGACCCGATCGGCTATCACGCCATCACCAAGCTCGAGCCTGCCGACAAGCCCGTCGCACCGAAGAAAGTCAGCGGCCCCAAGTACTCGGCAGTATTCGGCCAGTGGCTGTGCGACATGGCCGCCGCCGACAATCGCCTGGTGGGCATCACCCCGGCGATGAAGGAAGGCTCGGACCTGGTGGCCTTCAGCGAGCGTTATCCGGAACGCTACTTCGATGTGGCAATCGCCGAGCAGCACGCGGTTACCCTGGCGGCAGGCATGGCCTGCGAGGGCGCCAAGCCGGTGGTGGCGATCTACTCCACCTTCCTGCAGCGCGCCTATGACCAACTGATCCACGATGTGGCGGTACAGAACCTCGACGTGCTGTTCGCCATCGACCGCGCAGGCCTGGTCGGCGAAGACGGCCCGACGCACGCGGGCAGCTTCGACCTCTCGTACCTGCGTTGCATCCCCGGCATGCTGGTGATGACCCCGAGCGACGAGAACGAACTGCGCAAGATGCTCAGCACCGGCCACCTGTACAACGGCCCGGCGGCGGTGCGCTACCCTCGTGGCACCGGCCCCAACGCGCCGATCAGCGGCGATCTGGAGCCGCTTCAAATCGGCAAGGGCGTGGTCCGCCGTAAAGGCGAGAAAATCGCCCTGCTGGTGTTCGGTGTGCAACTGGCAGAAGCCATGAAAGTCGCCGAGACCCTTAACGCCACCGTGGTCGACATGCGCTTCGTCAAGCCATTGGACGAAGCCCTGGTACTGGAACTGGCCGCCCACCACGACCTGCTGGTCACTGTCGAAGAGAACGCCGTCATGGGCGGAGCCGGTGCCGCGGTCAGCGAATTCCTGACCCAAGAAGCCGTGCTCAAGCCACTGCTGCACCTGGGCCTGCCGGACATCTACGTCGAGCATGCCAAGCCTGCGCAGATGCTGGCTGAGTGCGGGCTCGATGCCGCCGGTATCGAAGCCTCGGTGAAAGCCCGGATGGCCAAGCTCGGCCTGTAA
- a CDS encoding TonB-dependent receptor domain-containing protein: MKISPLATALLCLPTALLAAEPDRDDALKLPDVLISASRQVESRSATSAANTVFTRSDIDRLQPSNVTDLLARVPGVQVAPTGGRGSLPGIFIRGTKAAQTLVLVDGVRIANATSGDSALQFLDVDQIERIEVLRGSRSAIYGSDAIGGVIQIFTRRGTGPGLQPRLRLAAGSNQSFQRSLGLSGGNEATRFNLGASLDETAGIDSTGPSFASDADHDAYRNRSFNLSLSHTFDERFEAGLNVLDSRGRHEYDEPRGFSAQEPYSNFAVSSVGSYLDAQVSERWNARLELAHSENRDESRDKLAGTRYPFNTYRDQATWQNNLTLDERNSLLLGSDWYEDRVHASADFTEDSRWNRAVFVQHRFRGEHFSTELGVRQDKNQQFGDQTSWSGSLTFPLNANNDVLLSYSEGFRAPTFNDLYFPGYNNPQLKPERSKSYELQWRSQLTEHSKLETSLYRTDLRDAINYSVRPENVDSARINGFEMALSQDWSGWTSQLALSLIDPRDRDSGHTLSRRARRTLSLDLDRQFERFALGASWQAISSSYNDEANTDTIGGYGLLGLRGSWSASSEVKFDLKLDNVLDKQYSRTHYSYQGNNYGYREEGRTWLLSVTWTPAL; the protein is encoded by the coding sequence ATGAAGATCTCACCCCTCGCCACTGCCCTGCTCTGCCTACCCACCGCCCTGCTGGCCGCCGAACCGGACCGTGACGACGCCCTCAAGCTCCCCGACGTGCTGATCAGCGCCAGCCGTCAGGTCGAGTCGCGCAGCGCCACCAGCGCAGCGAACACCGTGTTCACCCGAAGCGACATCGATCGCCTGCAGCCCTCCAATGTCACCGATCTGCTGGCCCGCGTGCCGGGTGTCCAGGTGGCGCCAACCGGTGGACGCGGTAGCCTGCCGGGGATCTTCATCCGCGGCACCAAGGCTGCCCAGACCCTAGTGTTGGTCGACGGCGTGCGCATTGCCAATGCCACCTCCGGCGACAGCGCCCTGCAGTTTCTCGACGTCGACCAGATCGAGCGGATCGAAGTCCTGCGTGGGTCGCGCTCGGCGATCTACGGCAGCGACGCCATTGGCGGCGTCATCCAGATCTTCACCCGACGCGGCACAGGTCCGGGCCTTCAGCCACGCCTGCGCCTGGCAGCGGGCAGCAACCAGAGCTTCCAGCGCAGCCTGGGGCTCTCCGGCGGCAATGAGGCGACTCGCTTCAACCTCGGCGCCAGCCTCGACGAAACAGCGGGCATCGACTCGACCGGGCCGTCCTTCGCCAGCGACGCGGATCATGACGCCTACCGCAACAGGTCGTTCAACCTGAGCCTGAGCCATACCTTCGACGAACGTTTCGAGGCCGGGCTGAACGTGCTGGATAGCCGTGGACGCCACGAGTATGACGAGCCCCGTGGCTTCAGCGCGCAGGAGCCCTATTCGAACTTTGCCGTCAGCAGTGTCGGCAGCTATCTCGACGCCCAGGTCAGCGAGAGGTGGAATGCCCGGCTGGAACTGGCCCACAGCGAGAACCGCGATGAGAGCCGCGACAAACTCGCCGGGACCCGCTACCCGTTCAATACCTACCGCGACCAAGCCACCTGGCAGAACAACCTGACCCTGGACGAACGCAACAGCCTGTTGCTAGGGAGCGACTGGTACGAGGATCGTGTCCACGCCAGCGCCGACTTCACCGAAGACAGCCGCTGGAACCGCGCAGTCTTCGTCCAGCACCGGTTCCGTGGCGAGCACTTTTCCACCGAGCTTGGCGTACGTCAGGATAAAAACCAGCAGTTCGGTGACCAAACCAGCTGGAGCGGCAGCCTGACGTTTCCGCTCAACGCGAACAACGATGTGCTGCTGTCGTACAGCGAAGGTTTTCGGGCCCCGACCTTCAATGATCTGTACTTCCCCGGGTACAACAACCCCCAGCTCAAGCCTGAACGCTCCAAGAGCTACGAGCTGCAATGGCGCAGCCAGCTGACCGAGCACAGCAAACTGGAAACCTCGCTGTATCGCACCGACCTGCGGGACGCCATCAACTACAGCGTACGCCCCGAGAATGTCGACTCCGCACGCATCAATGGCTTCGAAATGGCCCTGAGCCAGGACTGGAGCGGCTGGACATCTCAACTGGCACTCTCGCTGATCGACCCGCGCGACCGTGACAGCGGCCATACCCTCTCCCGCCGTGCTCGTCGCACCCTGAGCCTGGACCTCGATCGCCAGTTCGAACGTTTCGCCCTAGGCGCCAGTTGGCAAGCGATCAGCAGCAGCTACAACGACGAGGCCAACACCGACACCATTGGCGGCTATGGCCTGCTGGGGCTGCGCGGGAGTTGGTCAGCCAGCAGTGAAGTGAAGTTCGACCTGAAGCTGGATAACGTGCTGGACAAACAGTACAGCCGCACCCACTACAGCTATCAGGGCAACAACTACGGCTATCGCGAAGAGGGTCGCACCTGGCTGCTGAGCGTCACCTGGACGCCGGCGCTCTAG